The Cryobacterium roopkundense sequence CTCGGCGCGCGGGGCAATCTCGCCGCGGTGATGCAGCACGATCTCGCGGATCTCCACGCCCACCTCGGTGCCGCCGGGCTCCCGGGAGCGCACGACGGTGCGCCCCTCGCCTTCGAGCCAGTCGGTGAGCAGCTGGGCCTGGGTGGATTTGCCCGTGCCGTCGCCGCCCTCCAGGGTGATGAAGAGGCCGGTCACTCCCCCGTGCCCGTCGTCTTCGGAGCGGCCTTCTTCGCGGCCGGCTTCTTCACGGCAACCTTGGCCGGCACCGGCGTTGTGCCCGCGGCGGCGGCCTTCTTCGCGGCGGTGGCGGCGCGCGTGGCGGCAGCCTTCTTTGCGGTCGCGGCCTTCGCCGCGGCGGTGGGAGCCTTCTTCACGGCGGGCTTCTCGGCGGCAGGCTTCTTGACCGCGGCCTTCTTGGCCGGTGCCTTCTTGCGCGGCGCGGCCGGTCCCTTGGCACGTTTGTCGGAGAGCAGCTCGACCGCACGGTCGAAGTCGATCTCCTCCACGCTTTCGGACTTCGGGATCGTGGCGTTGGTCACACCGTCGGTCACGTAGGCGCCGAAACGGCCGTCCTTGATCTTGATGGCCTTGCCGCTCTCGGGGTCGGGAGCCTCGAATTCCTTGAGGGCGCTGGACGCGCGACGGGCCCCGTATTTCGGCTGGGCGTAGAGCTCCACGGCGCCGGCCAAGTCGATCTCGAAGATCTGGTCCTCGCTCGTCAGGGACCGGGTGTCGATCCCCTTCTTCAAGTACGGCCCGAACTTGCCGTTCTGCGCCGTGATCTCGGATTCAGTCTCGGGATCCACGCCCACTATGCGCGGCAGCGAGAGCAGGCGCAACGCTGTCTCGAGGTCGATCGTGGCGAGGTCCATCGATTTGAAGATCGACGCCGTGCGGGGCTTATCGGCGGCCGCGACCTTCTTGGCCGCCGGCTTGCGCTTGGGCTTGGGCTTGGTGACTGTCACCTCGCCGGTGGCGGGGTCGACAGTCTCGACAGGCTTCGCGGCGAGAGCTGCGGCGGCGGCCTCCGCGGCCGCGACGGCGGGATCGATGATCGGTTTCGGGTCAAGCTCGGTGACGTAGGGGCCGAAGCGGCCGTCTTTCGCCACGATCTCTTTGCCGTTGTCGGGGTTGAGGCCGATCACGCGGTCGGTGATCACAGGGGCGTCGATGAGCTCGTGTGCCTTGACGGCGGTGAGCTCGTCGGGCGCGAGCTCCGGCGGGATGTTGACGCGGCGAGGGGGTGCATCCGCTGCGGCATCGGGATCGATGACCTCGAGGTAGGGGCCGTATTTACCGATGCGCAAGGTGATTTCGTCGTCAATGGGCACCGAGTTGATGGTGCGCGCGTCGATCTCGCCCATGTTGTCGATCACGTTGCGCAGGCCGCGGTGCTTGTCGCTGCCGAAATAGAAGCTCGTGAGCCAGTCGAGGCGGTTGGCCTCTCCGCCCGCGATGCGGTCGAGGTCGTCTTCCATCTCGGCGGTGAAGTCGTATTCCACCAGGTCGCCGAAGAATTCCTCGAGCAGCCGCACAACCGAGAACGCAATCCAGTTCGGAACGAGCGACTGGCCGCGCGGGGTGACGTATCCGCGCTCGGTGATGGTGGAGATGATCGACGCGAACGTGGACGGGCGCCCGATGCCGAGTTCCTCGAGCTTCTTCACGAGGCTCGCCTCGGTGTAGCGGGCGGCCGGCGTGGTCTCGTGGCCCTTGGCTTCGAGATCGAGCAGCGAGAGCTTCTGGCCCTCTTCGAGCGGCGGCAGCTTCGATTCGGTGGCGTCGGTGGGCGCGTTGCGCTCCTCGTCGCGGCTCTCCTCGTAGGCGAGCATGAAGCCGCGGAACGTGATAACGGTGCCGCTCGCGGTGAATTCTGCGAGCGCACCGGATGCCGCGGGGTGCGTCGACGTGCCGGTCGGGCCGGCCGCAATGGTAACGGAAGCCGTGGAACCTGTAGCGTCTTTCATCTGCGAGGCGACGGTGCGCTTCCAGATGAGGTCGTAGAGCTTGAAGTCGTTGCCGCGCAGGCTCGAGGCGAGCGAAGCGGGGGTGCGGAACGTGTCGCCAGAGGGCCGGATGGCCTCGTGCGCCTCCTGGGCGTTCTTGCTCTTGCCTTTGTAGGCGCGCGGGGAGTCCGGAACTGTCTCGGGGCCGTACAGGGCAGCGGCCTGGGTACGGGCCGCGGTGAGCGCCTGCTGGCCGAGCGACGGCGAGTCGGTACGCATGTAGGTGATGTACCCGTTTTCGTACAGCGACTGGGCCACGCTCATGG is a genomic window containing:
- the topA gene encoding type I DNA topoisomerase, whose product is MPGTKKLVIVESPTKMKSIAAYLGDGYEVLSSVGHIRDLIEPKNLPAELKKGTLGRFSVDVENGFEPYYVVSDAKKKTVSELKRALKNADELLLATDEDREGEAIAWHLLQVLQPKVPVKRMVFHEITKDAILAAKDNTRDLDTALVDAQETRRILDRIYGYEISPVLWRKVGPGLSAGRVQSAATRLVVDRERERLAFVSAGYWDLLARLAASAADTEQGFDAKLVRLNGERIATGGDFDDSGRLKPTVKAATLDEASALALTAALQEPGVNLTVTKVASKPYRRSPAAPFTTSTLQQEAARKLRFTARQTMSVAQSLYENGYITYMRTDSPSLGQQALTAARTQAAALYGPETVPDSPRAYKGKSKNAQEAHEAIRPSGDTFRTPASLASSLRGNDFKLYDLIWKRTVASQMKDATGSTASVTIAAGPTGTSTHPAASGALAEFTASGTVITFRGFMLAYEESRDEERNAPTDATESKLPPLEEGQKLSLLDLEAKGHETTPAARYTEASLVKKLEELGIGRPSTFASIISTITERGYVTPRGQSLVPNWIAFSVVRLLEEFFGDLVEYDFTAEMEDDLDRIAGGEANRLDWLTSFYFGSDKHRGLRNVIDNMGEIDARTINSVPIDDEITLRIGKYGPYLEVIDPDAAADAPPRRVNIPPELAPDELTAVKAHELIDAPVITDRVIGLNPDNGKEIVAKDGRFGPYVTELDPKPIIDPAVAAAEAAAAALAAKPVETVDPATGEVTVTKPKPKRKPAAKKVAAADKPRTASIFKSMDLATIDLETALRLLSLPRIVGVDPETESEITAQNGKFGPYLKKGIDTRSLTSEDQIFEIDLAGAVELYAQPKYGARRASSALKEFEAPDPESGKAIKIKDGRFGAYVTDGVTNATIPKSESVEEIDFDRAVELLSDKRAKGPAAPRKKAPAKKAAVKKPAAEKPAVKKAPTAAAKAATAKKAAATRAATAAKKAAAAGTTPVPAKVAVKKPAAKKAAPKTTGTGE